One window from the genome of Equus quagga isolate Etosha38 chromosome 6, UCLA_HA_Equagga_1.0, whole genome shotgun sequence encodes:
- the LAMP1 gene encoding lysosome-associated membrane glycoprotein 1 isoform X2 translates to MAAPGGARRRPLLLLLLGLMHGASAVFVVKDGNGTACIMANFSAAFLTNYDTNSGFKNVTFDLPSDAVVLNSSSCGKDNASGPSLVVAFGRGHTLTLTFARNATRYRVQLMRFVYNLSDAQIFPNASSKEVKTVESVTDIKADINKTYRCVSSDQIHMSNVTVTLHDATIQAYLSSNSFSKEETRCEQDRPSPTPTPPVTPHPSPSPTPESPSVNKYNVSGTNGTCLLATMGLQLNVTYENRDNMTVTRVFNINPNKTRVNGSCTAQLVTLELRDEDVTLLVFHFGMNATSSQFFLQEIQLDMTLPDARDPTFKAANSSLRALQATIGNSYRCNAEERLRVTEALSVNVFRVWVQAFQVEGDKFGSVEECQLDENNMMIPIAVGGALAGLVLIVLIAYLIGRKRSHAGYQTI, encoded by the exons ATGGCGGCTCCCGGCGGCGCCCGGCGGCGGCCgcttctcctgctgctgctcG GCCTCATGCACGGTGCATCAGCAGTGTTTGTGGTGAAAGATGGCAACGGGACAGCTTGTATAATGGCCAACTTCTCCGCTGCCTTCTTGACCAACTATGATACCAACAGTGGTTTTAAG AATGTGACCTTCGACCTGCCCTCTGATGCAGTGGTATTAAACAGCAGCTCTTGTGGCAAAGACAATGCTTCTGGCCCCAGTCTCGTGGTTGCTTTTGGAAGAGGACATACACTGACCCTCACCTTTGCAAGAAATGCCACACGTTACAGGGTCCAGCTGATGCGTTTTGTTTACAACTTGTCAGATGCACAGATTTTCCCCAACGCAAGCTCCAAGG AAGTCAAGACTGTGGAATCCGTAACTGACATCAAGGCAGACATAAATAAAACATACAGGTGTGTAAGCAGCGATCAGATCCACATGAGTAATGTGACTGTCACGCTACATGATGCCACCATCCAGGCGTACCTCTCCAGCAACAGCTTCAGTAAGGAAG AGACGCGCTGTGAGCAAGATAGACCTTCCCCGACACCAACACCGCCGGTGACCCCCCACCCTTCACCATCCCCTACGCCTGAGAGCCCCTCAGTGAACAAGTACAACGTGAGTGGCACCAACGGGACCTGTCTGCTGGCCACCATGGGGCTGCAGCTGAACGTCACTTACGAGAACAGGGACAACATG aCTGTGACAAGAGTATTCAATATCAACCCAAATAAGACCCGTGTCAATGGGAGCTGCACTGCCCAACTGGTGACCCTGGAGCTCCGGGATGAGGATGTCACTCTCCTTGTCTTCCACTTTGGAATG aatGCAACTTCTAGCCAGTTTTTCCTGCAAGAAATCCAGTTGGATATGACTCTTCCTGACGCCAGAG ACCCCACCTTCAAGGCTGCCAACAGCTCGCTGAGGGCACTTCAGGCCACCATCGGGAACTCCTACAGGTGTAATGCCGAGGAGCGCCTGCGCGTCACAGAGGCCCTTTCTGTCAACGTCTTCAGAGTGTGGGTTCAGGCTTTCCAGGTGGAAGGTGACAAGTTTGGGTCCG TGGAGGAATGCCAGCTGGATGAGAACAACATGATGATCCCCATCGCTGTGGGCGGTGCCCTGGCTGGGCTGGTCCTCATCGTCCTCATTGCCTACCTCATCGGCAGGAAGAGGAGCCACGCGGGCTACCAGACAATTTAG
- the LAMP1 gene encoding lysosome-associated membrane glycoprotein 1 isoform X1: MAAPGGARRRPLLLLLLAGLMHGASAVFVVKDGNGTACIMANFSAAFLTNYDTNSGFKNVTFDLPSDAVVLNSSSCGKDNASGPSLVVAFGRGHTLTLTFARNATRYRVQLMRFVYNLSDAQIFPNASSKEVKTVESVTDIKADINKTYRCVSSDQIHMSNVTVTLHDATIQAYLSSNSFSKEETRCEQDRPSPTPTPPVTPHPSPSPTPESPSVNKYNVSGTNGTCLLATMGLQLNVTYENRDNMTVTRVFNINPNKTRVNGSCTAQLVTLELRDEDVTLLVFHFGMNATSSQFFLQEIQLDMTLPDARDPTFKAANSSLRALQATIGNSYRCNAEERLRVTEALSVNVFRVWVQAFQVEGDKFGSVEECQLDENNMMIPIAVGGALAGLVLIVLIAYLIGRKRSHAGYQTI, encoded by the exons ATGGCGGCTCCCGGCGGCGCCCGGCGGCGGCCgcttctcctgctgctgctcG CAGGCCTCATGCACGGTGCATCAGCAGTGTTTGTGGTGAAAGATGGCAACGGGACAGCTTGTATAATGGCCAACTTCTCCGCTGCCTTCTTGACCAACTATGATACCAACAGTGGTTTTAAG AATGTGACCTTCGACCTGCCCTCTGATGCAGTGGTATTAAACAGCAGCTCTTGTGGCAAAGACAATGCTTCTGGCCCCAGTCTCGTGGTTGCTTTTGGAAGAGGACATACACTGACCCTCACCTTTGCAAGAAATGCCACACGTTACAGGGTCCAGCTGATGCGTTTTGTTTACAACTTGTCAGATGCACAGATTTTCCCCAACGCAAGCTCCAAGG AAGTCAAGACTGTGGAATCCGTAACTGACATCAAGGCAGACATAAATAAAACATACAGGTGTGTAAGCAGCGATCAGATCCACATGAGTAATGTGACTGTCACGCTACATGATGCCACCATCCAGGCGTACCTCTCCAGCAACAGCTTCAGTAAGGAAG AGACGCGCTGTGAGCAAGATAGACCTTCCCCGACACCAACACCGCCGGTGACCCCCCACCCTTCACCATCCCCTACGCCTGAGAGCCCCTCAGTGAACAAGTACAACGTGAGTGGCACCAACGGGACCTGTCTGCTGGCCACCATGGGGCTGCAGCTGAACGTCACTTACGAGAACAGGGACAACATG aCTGTGACAAGAGTATTCAATATCAACCCAAATAAGACCCGTGTCAATGGGAGCTGCACTGCCCAACTGGTGACCCTGGAGCTCCGGGATGAGGATGTCACTCTCCTTGTCTTCCACTTTGGAATG aatGCAACTTCTAGCCAGTTTTTCCTGCAAGAAATCCAGTTGGATATGACTCTTCCTGACGCCAGAG ACCCCACCTTCAAGGCTGCCAACAGCTCGCTGAGGGCACTTCAGGCCACCATCGGGAACTCCTACAGGTGTAATGCCGAGGAGCGCCTGCGCGTCACAGAGGCCCTTTCTGTCAACGTCTTCAGAGTGTGGGTTCAGGCTTTCCAGGTGGAAGGTGACAAGTTTGGGTCCG TGGAGGAATGCCAGCTGGATGAGAACAACATGATGATCCCCATCGCTGTGGGCGGTGCCCTGGCTGGGCTGGTCCTCATCGTCCTCATTGCCTACCTCATCGGCAGGAAGAGGAGCCACGCGGGCTACCAGACAATTTAG